The proteins below are encoded in one region of Micromonospora yangpuensis:
- a CDS encoding Na+/H+ antiporter subunit E, which translates to MSPEPTTAREQIDEPNPPLTPRDSRRNRLVALFGLVAVWVLLWGTLSWANIIGGLVVALVVLAVFPLPPVKFSGRIRPVPLLRFWLRFLWDLVVASVEVAWLAFRIGHTPQSAIIAVPLRVNSDLNLTLTAEALSLVPGSLILEVDPSTGTLYVHVINVRDMDEVERFRRSVLELEARIVAAVGSPEEQRLLALPPPPLAPASAADPSAVDAAGAERTGAGPAGADSADADSSDADVSAPADAEGAPR; encoded by the coding sequence GTGAGCCCCGAACCGACCACCGCGCGGGAGCAGATCGACGAGCCGAACCCGCCGCTGACCCCCCGGGACAGCCGCCGTAACCGGTTGGTGGCACTCTTCGGGCTGGTCGCCGTCTGGGTGCTGCTCTGGGGCACGCTCAGCTGGGCCAACATCATCGGTGGCCTGGTCGTCGCACTGGTGGTGCTGGCCGTGTTCCCGCTGCCGCCGGTGAAGTTCTCCGGCCGGATCCGACCGGTACCGCTGCTGCGGTTCTGGCTACGCTTCCTGTGGGACCTGGTGGTGGCCAGCGTGGAGGTCGCCTGGTTGGCGTTCCGGATCGGGCACACGCCGCAGAGCGCGATCATCGCGGTGCCGCTGCGGGTCAACTCGGACCTGAACCTCACCCTCACCGCCGAGGCGCTGTCCCTGGTGCCCGGTAGCCTGATCCTCGAGGTCGACCCGAGCACCGGCACCCTCTACGTGCACGTCATCAACGTGCGCGACATGGACGAGGTGGAACGGTTCCGCCGCAGCGTCCTGGAGCTGGAGGCCCGGATCGTCGCCGCCGTCGGCTCGCCGGAGGAGCAACGTCTGCTGGCGCTGCCACCCCCACCCCTCGCCCCGGCGTCCGCCGCGGATCCCTCCGCCGTCGACGCCGCCGGTGCCGAGCGCACCGGTGCGGGTCCCGCTGGTGCGGACTCCGCCGACGCCGATTCCTCCGATGCTGATGTTTCCGCCCCCGCCGATGCGGAAGGAGCCCCCAGATGA
- a CDS encoding monovalent cation/H+ antiporter complex subunit F produces the protein MTVVAVIVTVLLAVAGALTLFRLMRGPSTLDRAVATDVLLAVMVAGIAMRAAYSQDATSLPVLVVLAILGFVGSVSVARFAPRKNEKR, from the coding sequence ATGACCGTGGTCGCCGTGATCGTCACCGTCCTGCTCGCGGTGGCCGGTGCGCTCACCCTGTTCCGGCTGATGCGTGGACCGTCCACCCTCGACCGGGCGGTCGCCACCGACGTGCTGCTGGCCGTCATGGTCGCCGGCATCGCGATGAGGGCCGCGTACAGCCAGGACGCCACCTCACTGCCGGTGCTGGTCGTACTGGCCATTCTCGGCTTCGTCGGCTCGGTCAGCGTGGCCCGGTTCGCCCCCCGGAAGAACGAGAAGCGATGA
- a CDS encoding DUF4956 domain-containing protein, producing the protein MDFTFQDLSGTFSMADIAVALSLSFLLSTMIGYIYRFTHRNVSYSQSYVQTLVILGMLIALIMLVVGSNIARAFALVGALSVVRFRNAIKETRDVGFIFLVMGVGMACGTRFYSLAIVAAVAISLIILVMYRFNWFASNVQRQVVKVQVPPDGNHTEAIKDVLIRFTSEFELVSMETIRGGALTEIMYTVRLKKGHEPGELISALSERTSGQRVTVLTGYDQTDL; encoded by the coding sequence GTGGACTTCACCTTCCAGGACCTGTCCGGCACCTTCAGCATGGCCGACATCGCCGTCGCGTTGTCGCTCTCCTTCCTGCTCAGCACGATGATCGGATACATCTACCGGTTCACCCACCGCAACGTGTCGTACAGCCAGTCCTACGTGCAGACGCTGGTCATCCTCGGCATGCTCATCGCCCTGATCATGCTGGTGGTCGGCTCGAACATCGCCCGGGCGTTCGCCCTGGTCGGCGCGTTGTCGGTGGTGCGCTTCCGCAACGCGATCAAGGAAACCCGCGACGTCGGCTTCATCTTCCTGGTGATGGGCGTCGGCATGGCCTGCGGCACCCGCTTCTACAGCCTGGCCATCGTCGCCGCGGTCGCGATCAGCCTGATCATCCTGGTGATGTACCGGTTCAACTGGTTCGCCAGCAACGTGCAGCGCCAGGTCGTCAAGGTCCAGGTGCCCCCGGACGGCAACCACACCGAGGCGATCAAGGACGTGCTGATCCGCTTCACCAGCGAGTTCGAGCTGGTCAGCATGGAGACGATCCGGGGCGGGGCGCTCACCGAGATCATGTACACGGTACGGCTGAAGAAGGGCCACGAGCCGGGTGAGCTGATCTCGGCGCTGAGTGAGCGTACCTCCGGCCAGCGGGTCACCGTCCTGACCGGCTACGACCAGACGGACCTGTGA
- a CDS encoding Na(+)/H(+) antiporter subunit C — MTPNLTYVLVVGVLFAAGVTLLLERSLTRVLMGVILLGNGANLLLLTGGQAGGAPIVGTTPEDEMSDPLPQAMVLTAIVITLGMTAFLLALAYRSWHLVGHDEVQDDVEDRRIMELADRDEGPGTADVGESDEDDLDVLDPIGDDNDRRSTGGTDRPTATATGDARRPG, encoded by the coding sequence ATGACCCCGAACCTGACCTACGTCCTCGTGGTCGGTGTGCTCTTCGCCGCCGGCGTGACCCTGCTGCTGGAACGCAGCCTCACCCGGGTCCTGATGGGCGTCATCCTGCTCGGCAACGGTGCCAACCTGCTGCTGCTCACCGGTGGCCAGGCCGGCGGGGCACCGATCGTGGGCACCACCCCGGAAGACGAGATGAGCGACCCGCTGCCCCAGGCGATGGTGCTCACCGCCATCGTCATCACCCTCGGCATGACCGCCTTCCTGCTGGCGCTGGCCTACCGCAGCTGGCACCTGGTCGGCCACGACGAGGTGCAGGACGACGTGGAGGACCGCCGGATCATGGAGCTCGCCGACCGGGACGAGGGGCCCGGCACCGCCGACGTCGGCGAGAGCGACGAGGACGACCTGGACGTACTCGACCCGATCGGTGACGACAACGACCGGCGGTCGACCGGCGGCACCGACCGCCCGACGGCAACGGCGACTGGCGACGCCCGGAGGCCCGGATGA
- the mnhG gene encoding monovalent cation/H(+) antiporter subunit G: protein MSVDAVLDIAAAVFLIAGAVLCLAAGVALVRFPDLFSRMHAAAKPQVLGLLLVLIGCALRLRSGVDITTLVLVGVFQLATAPVAAHMVGRAAYPDEQTRSDLLLTDELAGHLDRITQHRQDDPTPS from the coding sequence ATGAGCGTCGACGCCGTCCTCGACATCGCCGCCGCGGTCTTCCTGATCGCGGGCGCGGTGCTCTGCCTGGCCGCCGGAGTTGCCCTGGTCCGGTTCCCCGACCTGTTCTCCCGGATGCACGCGGCGGCCAAGCCGCAGGTGCTCGGCCTGCTGCTGGTGCTGATCGGCTGTGCGCTGCGGCTGCGTAGCGGAGTGGACATCACCACCCTCGTCCTGGTCGGCGTGTTCCAGCTCGCCACGGCACCGGTGGCCGCCCACATGGTCGGTCGGGCGGCCTACCCGGACGAGCAGACCCGGTCGGACCTGTTGCTCACCGACGAGTTGGCCGGTCACCTCGACCGGATCACCCAGCACCGTCAGGACGACCCCACCCCCTCCTGA
- a CDS encoding polyphosphate polymerase domain-containing protein, translated as MPLPLRPPPVPVAAADRPPRSSGGPPTAGTDRAGHALRAPSRLHSFNRYEIKYLVPSVDVPALREVLAGRMDGDQHGGTGGYGVWSLYYDTPQLRFYWEKIEGLKFRRKLRVRHYGDRFGITDDSTVYVEIKQRVNRVTQKRRVALPYRLARELCDGRRMIEHDESQRGFVSEVLELVSGLDLRPVAMTGYQREAFVGRDADVGLRVTLDHRVRGRDRDFHLGADAENRLIVPATRAVVEIKANERVPYWLTDLAARSNMSVVRMSKYCQSVEAFGRAPRSVFHVVDDDPAAGLSPSPIRNEA; from the coding sequence ATGCCCCTTCCGCTTCGCCCACCTCCCGTACCGGTCGCCGCTGCGGACCGACCACCGCGGTCGTCCGGTGGCCCCCCGACGGCCGGCACCGACCGGGCCGGCCACGCCCTGCGCGCGCCGAGCCGGTTGCACTCCTTCAACCGGTACGAGATCAAGTACCTGGTGCCCAGCGTCGACGTGCCGGCGTTGCGCGAGGTGCTGGCCGGCCGGATGGACGGCGACCAGCACGGTGGCACCGGCGGGTACGGGGTCTGGAGCCTCTACTACGACACCCCGCAGCTGCGCTTCTACTGGGAGAAGATCGAGGGGCTGAAGTTCCGTCGCAAGCTGCGGGTACGGCACTACGGCGACCGCTTCGGCATCACCGACGACAGCACCGTCTACGTCGAGATCAAGCAGCGGGTCAACCGGGTCACCCAGAAACGACGGGTGGCCCTGCCCTACCGGCTGGCCCGGGAGCTCTGCGACGGCCGCCGGATGATCGAGCACGACGAGTCCCAGCGCGGCTTCGTCTCCGAGGTGCTCGAGCTGGTGAGCGGGCTGGACCTGCGACCGGTCGCGATGACCGGCTACCAGCGGGAGGCGTTCGTCGGCCGCGACGCCGACGTGGGCCTGCGGGTCACCCTGGACCACCGGGTCCGGGGCCGGGACCGGGACTTCCACCTGGGCGCCGACGCCGAGAACCGGCTGATCGTGCCGGCCACCCGCGCGGTCGTGGAGATCAAGGCCAACGAGCGGGTGCCGTACTGGCTGACCGACCTCGCCGCCCGGTCGAACATGTCGGTGGTCCGGATGTCCAAGTACTGCCAGAGCGTGGAGGCCTTCGGCCGCGCCCCCCGTTCGGTCTTCCACGTCGTCGACGACGACCCCGCCGCCGGCCTGTCGCCGAGCCCTATCCGAAACGAGGCCTGA
- a CDS encoding Na+/H+ antiporter subunit D, whose protein sequence is MTYLVPLPVVMPLLGAALTLLLAGRPRAQRLVSLTVLTATVAVAAMLLVQSTLNGPLVVAVGGWAAPLGIVLVADQLAALMLVVSASVTLCVLIYSIGQGMADGDEETPMSVYHPTYLVLTAGVCNAFLSGDLFNLYVGFEILLVASYVLLTLGSTENRIRAGTTYVVVSLLSSLIFLVAIGLVYASTGTLNLAQLVDRLDALPDNLRLVLQGMLLLAFGIKAAVFPLSAWLPDSYPTAPAPVTAVFAGLLTKVGVYAIIRTETLLFPGGRAADLLLVVALLTMVVGILGAVAQSDIKRLLSFTLISHIGYMLFGVGLASTIGLSAAIFYVVHHITIQTTLFLAAGLVERRGGSTAMDRLGGLARLSPLLGVLFFVPALNLAGIPPFSGFLGKVGLIQAGVADGGPLAWALVAGGLLTSLLTLYATARVWNLAFWRAPHPDMPGPQDTVHTSRSEGAIEPDQEPESSYSGAMMPRLMVAPTIALVVLGLALTVVAGPLFEVSTDAADDLLRRVPYVEAVYPGGTP, encoded by the coding sequence ATGACCTACCTCGTTCCCCTGCCGGTGGTGATGCCGCTGCTCGGTGCGGCCCTCACCCTCCTGCTCGCCGGCCGTCCCCGGGCGCAACGGCTGGTCAGCCTCACCGTGCTCACCGCCACCGTCGCGGTGGCCGCGATGCTGCTGGTCCAGTCCACGCTCAACGGGCCGCTGGTGGTGGCGGTCGGCGGCTGGGCCGCGCCGCTGGGCATCGTGCTGGTCGCCGACCAACTCGCCGCGCTGATGCTTGTCGTCTCCGCCTCGGTGACGCTCTGCGTGCTGATCTACTCGATCGGGCAGGGTATGGCCGACGGCGACGAGGAGACGCCGATGTCGGTCTACCACCCCACCTACCTGGTGCTGACCGCCGGAGTCTGCAACGCGTTCCTCTCCGGCGACCTGTTCAACCTTTACGTCGGCTTCGAGATCCTGCTGGTCGCCAGCTACGTGCTGCTCACCCTGGGCAGCACCGAGAACCGGATCCGGGCCGGCACCACGTACGTCGTGGTCAGCCTGCTCTCGTCGTTGATCTTCCTGGTCGCGATCGGCCTGGTCTACGCCTCGACCGGCACGCTGAACCTCGCCCAACTGGTCGACCGGCTCGACGCACTGCCGGACAACCTACGGCTGGTGCTGCAGGGCATGCTGCTGCTCGCCTTCGGCATCAAGGCCGCGGTCTTCCCGCTGTCGGCCTGGCTGCCGGACAGCTACCCCACCGCGCCGGCACCGGTCACCGCCGTCTTCGCCGGCCTGCTGACCAAGGTCGGCGTGTACGCGATCATCCGGACCGAGACGCTGCTCTTCCCGGGTGGGCGCGCCGCCGACCTGCTGCTGGTCGTGGCGCTGTTGACAATGGTGGTCGGCATTCTCGGCGCGGTCGCCCAGTCCGACATAAAACGGTTGCTGTCCTTCACCCTGATCAGTCACATCGGCTACATGCTCTTCGGGGTGGGGCTGGCCAGCACCATCGGGCTCTCCGCGGCGATCTTCTACGTGGTCCACCACATCACCATCCAGACCACCCTCTTCCTCGCCGCCGGGCTGGTCGAGAGACGCGGCGGCAGCACCGCCATGGACCGCCTGGGCGGGCTGGCCCGACTCTCGCCGCTGCTCGGGGTGCTGTTCTTCGTCCCCGCGCTCAACCTGGCCGGCATCCCACCGTTCTCCGGCTTCCTCGGCAAGGTCGGCCTGATCCAGGCCGGAGTCGCCGACGGCGGCCCGCTGGCCTGGGCGTTGGTCGCCGGTGGTCTGCTGACCAGCCTGCTCACCCTCTACGCCACCGCCCGGGTGTGGAACCTCGCGTTCTGGCGGGCACCGCACCCGGACATGCCCGGTCCGCAGGACACCGTGCACACCAGCCGCTCCGAGGGGGCCATCGAGCCCGACCAGGAGCCGGAGTCGTCGTACTCCGGGGCGATGATGCCCCGGCTGATGGTCGCCCCGACCATCGCCCTGGTGGTGCTCGGGCTGGCCTTGACGGTGGTGGCCGGCCCGCTCTTCGAGGTCAGCACCGACGCCGCCGACGACCTGCTGCGGCGCGTACCGTACGTGGAAGCCGTCTACCCGGGGGGTACGCCGTGA
- a CDS encoding CotH kinase family protein: MGAAVAPPRRRLRHRIPVRLRHYWKLLAGCVAFLAVVAVVFSTVRVQPYVTSSSDGEGDVVTQNIAGTRDLFDATVAHEITVTFRDADYQRMLDTFHQEGEKDYVEADVTIDGTTISSVGVRLKGNSTLRGLTRDGESIGRSGDRPGGAADGGPPGDGAAEGRARGGRAPEGGAAEGGRAPEGGAPQGDTTEDNGGWGNRAGGGFTMTSLKAEEPETLPWLIRFDEFVEGLRYQGHREIAVRVGGMGGGSTVLNEAVTLDLLADLGEIAPRYAYSSFVVNDRPATARLVIQNPDGAFAEDIDGSGVLYKSLATGQFTDQGDDPIDYQDDFKQVTKLGSQDLQPVIDLIRWVDNSSDEEFDAGLADRIDVESFARYVALQNLLLNFDDMSGPGRNYYLWYDLSARKFTVVGWDYNLTFSGNADQGPHEQGSMRNMFRGGAAPDGGQVPGGMPDGGQVPGGMPELPEGMQPPGGGADAEDGRAPGGGFGGGHKLKERFLASDAFTEVYESAYRELYQQIYADGAASTALDELTRVLTGVDSSDGASVDTDSTRLRTLIQQRTSSLATDEVITKG; this comes from the coding sequence ATGGGCGCAGCCGTTGCCCCGCCCCGTCGTCGGCTGCGGCACCGGATTCCGGTCCGGCTGCGCCACTACTGGAAACTGCTGGCCGGCTGCGTCGCGTTCCTCGCCGTCGTGGCGGTGGTGTTCAGCACGGTGCGGGTGCAGCCCTACGTGACCAGCAGCAGCGACGGCGAGGGTGACGTGGTGACCCAGAACATCGCGGGCACCCGGGACCTGTTCGATGCGACCGTCGCCCACGAGATCACGGTGACCTTCCGGGACGCCGACTACCAGCGGATGCTGGACACCTTCCACCAGGAGGGCGAGAAGGACTACGTCGAGGCCGACGTGACCATCGACGGCACCACGATCTCCAGCGTGGGCGTACGGCTCAAGGGCAACTCCACCCTGCGTGGCCTGACCCGCGACGGCGAGTCGATCGGCCGCTCCGGTGACCGCCCCGGCGGTGCGGCCGACGGCGGCCCTCCCGGCGACGGCGCAGCCGAAGGTCGCGCCCGCGGCGGTCGCGCGCCCGAAGGCGGTGCTGCAGAAGGCGGTCGCGCGCCCGAAGGCGGCGCCCCCCAGGGCGACACGACCGAGGACAACGGCGGGTGGGGCAACCGGGCCGGAGGTGGTTTCACCATGACCAGCCTGAAGGCCGAGGAGCCGGAGACGCTGCCGTGGCTGATCCGGTTCGACGAGTTCGTCGAGGGCCTCCGCTACCAGGGGCACCGGGAGATCGCGGTACGGGTCGGCGGGATGGGCGGTGGATCCACCGTGCTCAACGAGGCGGTCACCCTCGACCTGTTGGCCGACCTCGGCGAGATCGCCCCCCGGTACGCGTACTCCAGTTTCGTGGTCAACGACCGGCCGGCGACGGCCCGGCTGGTGATCCAGAACCCGGACGGTGCCTTCGCCGAGGACATCGACGGCTCGGGGGTGCTGTACAAGTCGCTGGCCACCGGGCAGTTCACCGACCAGGGCGACGATCCGATCGACTACCAGGACGACTTCAAGCAGGTCACCAAGCTGGGCAGCCAGGACCTGCAACCCGTCATCGACCTGATCAGGTGGGTCGACAACAGCAGCGACGAGGAGTTCGACGCGGGGTTGGCCGACCGGATCGACGTGGAGTCCTTCGCCCGGTACGTGGCGCTGCAGAACCTGCTGCTCAACTTCGACGACATGTCGGGCCCGGGTCGCAACTACTACCTCTGGTACGACCTGTCGGCCAGGAAGTTCACGGTGGTCGGCTGGGACTACAACCTGACCTTCAGCGGTAACGCCGACCAGGGCCCGCACGAGCAGGGCAGCATGCGGAACATGTTCCGCGGCGGCGCGGCACCCGACGGCGGACAGGTACCCGGCGGGATGCCCGACGGCGGACAGGTACCCGGCGGGATGCCGGAGCTGCCCGAGGGGATGCAGCCGCCCGGCGGAGGCGCGGATGCCGAGGACGGCCGGGCCCCTGGTGGGGGCTTCGGCGGAGGGCACAAGCTCAAGGAGCGGTTCCTGGCCAGTGACGCGTTCACCGAGGTCTACGAGTCGGCCTACCGGGAGCTGTACCAGCAGATCTACGCCGACGGGGCGGCGTCGACCGCCCTGGACGAGCTGACCCGGGTGTTGACCGGTGTGGACAGCTCGGACGGCGCGTCGGTCGACACGGACTCGACGCGGCTGCGGACACTGATCCAGCAGCGCACGTCGAGCCTGGCCACCGACGAGGTGATCACGAAGGGCTGA
- a CDS encoding Na+/H+ antiporter subunit A — protein MLVLVAVHALAAVVAPALVRRWGPRALYLVALPPAVTLGWALTHTAQVRGGDPVVETVPWVPQLGLEIALRMGTLSWLMVLLVGGVGALVLAYSARYFSAGDPGLGRFAAVFVAFGGAMLGLVVSDDLLLLYVFWELTTVFSYLLIGYDPAKRSARRAAMQALLVTTLGGLAMLAGFIMLGQHAGTYRWSEVAQNLPDGGYLAVALVLVLLGALSKSAIFPFSFWLPGAMAAPTPVSAYLHAAAMVKAGVFLVALMGPAVAGVASWRTMLLVGGLITMFLGAWAALRQVDLKLLLAYGTVSQLGLLMVVLGAGTRDTALAGVAMVLAHALFKATLFLVVGIVDHVTGTRDLRELSGLGRRLPALAVVATLAAASMGGLPPMAGFVAKEAAFEGFLHGSGADRIVLVGLVLGSALTVAYTLRFLWGAFAAKPGVAPTEPGRLDWAFLTPPALLAVAGLATGVLAPAIDQVLAPHADQYPSTGEGYHLALWHGPTLALGLSVLAVAGGAGLFYLVYRYRLHPALRLPFDGASVYQRVNSGVDRLAVELTGATQRGSLPFYLGVILVVLVVLPGGALLAGSPWPTNFKLWDTPLQAVAAAVIIVAAISAARALRRLTAMILVGVAGYGTALLFILHGAPDLALTQFLVETVTIAMFVLVLRRLPAKFSERPIRASRRGRIAIGVAVGAVTAGMAYVAAASRQAIPISVDFPGEAVSYGGGKNVVNVTLVDIRAWDTMGEIAVLVVAATGVASLIFRRTRELDQRKGIPHARAAAESAGPRWLRTGAGGDLRRRSIILQVVTRLLFHAIALFSVYLLFSGHNAPGGGFAAGLVAGLALAVRYLAGGRKELNAAAPVDAGALLGAGLFIAVGTGLTALLLGGEFLQTAVLDLYVPVLGKVHFVTSVFFDVGVYLIVVGLVLDILRSLGAEMDRQSEAEQADSRTKELV, from the coding sequence GTGCTGGTCCTGGTGGCGGTCCATGCGCTCGCAGCCGTGGTCGCCCCGGCGCTGGTGCGCAGGTGGGGACCGCGGGCGCTGTACCTGGTGGCATTGCCCCCGGCCGTGACCCTGGGGTGGGCGTTGACCCACACCGCCCAGGTCCGCGGCGGGGACCCGGTGGTCGAGACGGTGCCCTGGGTGCCGCAGCTCGGTCTGGAGATCGCCCTGCGGATGGGCACCCTGAGCTGGCTGATGGTGCTGCTCGTCGGCGGCGTCGGCGCGCTGGTGCTGGCCTACAGCGCCCGGTACTTCTCCGCCGGCGACCCGGGGCTGGGACGCTTCGCCGCGGTCTTCGTCGCCTTCGGTGGAGCGATGCTCGGCCTGGTGGTCTCCGACGACCTGCTGCTGCTCTACGTCTTCTGGGAGTTGACCACCGTCTTCTCCTATCTGCTGATCGGGTACGACCCGGCCAAGCGCTCCGCTCGCCGGGCCGCCATGCAGGCGCTGCTGGTCACCACCCTCGGCGGTCTGGCGATGCTCGCCGGGTTCATCATGCTCGGCCAGCACGCCGGCACCTACCGGTGGTCCGAGGTCGCCCAGAACCTCCCCGACGGCGGCTACCTCGCCGTCGCCCTGGTTCTGGTGCTGCTCGGCGCGCTCAGCAAGTCGGCCATCTTCCCGTTCAGCTTCTGGTTGCCGGGGGCGATGGCCGCGCCCACCCCGGTCAGCGCCTACCTGCACGCCGCCGCCATGGTCAAGGCCGGGGTCTTCCTGGTCGCCCTGATGGGACCGGCGGTCGCCGGAGTCGCCTCGTGGCGCACGATGCTGCTGGTCGGCGGCCTGATCACCATGTTCCTCGGCGCCTGGGCGGCACTGCGGCAGGTCGACCTCAAGCTGCTGCTGGCCTACGGCACGGTCAGCCAACTCGGTCTGCTGATGGTGGTGCTCGGTGCCGGCACCCGGGACACCGCGCTGGCCGGCGTGGCGATGGTCCTGGCCCACGCGCTGTTCAAGGCCACCCTCTTCCTCGTGGTCGGGATCGTCGACCACGTCACCGGCACCCGCGACCTGCGCGAGCTCAGTGGCCTCGGCCGTCGGCTACCCGCCCTGGCGGTGGTGGCCACGCTGGCGGCCGCCTCGATGGGCGGTCTGCCGCCGATGGCGGGTTTCGTGGCCAAGGAGGCGGCCTTCGAAGGCTTCCTGCACGGCAGCGGAGCCGACCGGATCGTACTGGTGGGCCTGGTCCTCGGCTCGGCGCTGACCGTGGCGTACACGTTGCGGTTCCTCTGGGGCGCCTTCGCCGCGAAGCCCGGCGTCGCGCCGACCGAGCCGGGTCGGCTCGACTGGGCGTTCCTGACCCCACCGGCGTTGCTCGCGGTGGCCGGCCTGGCCACCGGGGTGCTCGCGCCCGCGATCGACCAGGTGCTGGCCCCGCACGCCGACCAGTACCCGAGCACGGGTGAGGGCTACCACCTGGCGCTCTGGCACGGGCCCACGCTCGCCCTCGGCCTGTCGGTGCTGGCGGTGGCCGGCGGTGCCGGGCTGTTCTACCTGGTCTACCGGTACCGGCTGCACCCCGCGCTGCGGCTGCCCTTCGACGGCGCCTCGGTCTACCAGCGGGTCAACAGCGGGGTGGACCGCCTGGCGGTGGAGCTGACCGGTGCCACCCAACGTGGTTCGCTGCCGTTCTACCTCGGTGTGATCCTGGTCGTGCTGGTGGTCCTGCCCGGCGGTGCCCTGCTGGCCGGCAGCCCCTGGCCGACGAACTTCAAGCTCTGGGACACCCCGTTGCAGGCCGTCGCCGCCGCGGTGATCATCGTCGCGGCGATCTCCGCCGCGCGGGCGCTGCGCCGGCTGACCGCGATGATCCTGGTCGGGGTCGCCGGGTACGGCACCGCGCTGCTGTTCATCCTGCACGGCGCGCCGGACCTGGCGCTCACCCAGTTCCTGGTGGAGACCGTCACCATCGCCATGTTCGTGCTGGTGCTGCGCCGACTGCCGGCGAAGTTCTCCGAGCGTCCGATCCGGGCCAGCCGACGGGGTCGCATCGCGATCGGCGTCGCGGTGGGCGCGGTGACCGCCGGCATGGCCTACGTCGCGGCGGCCAGCCGGCAGGCCATTCCCATCTCGGTCGACTTCCCCGGCGAGGCGGTCTCCTACGGCGGCGGTAAGAACGTGGTCAACGTGACCCTGGTCGACATCCGGGCCTGGGACACCATGGGTGAGATCGCCGTGCTCGTGGTGGCCGCCACCGGGGTGGCCAGCCTGATCTTCCGCCGGACCCGGGAACTCGACCAGCGCAAGGGCATCCCGCACGCGCGGGCCGCGGCGGAGTCCGCCGGGCCGCGCTGGCTGCGGACCGGCGCCGGGGGAGACCTGCGCCGCCGGTCGATCATCCTGCAGGTGGTCACCCGGCTGCTGTTCCACGCCATCGCGCTCTTCTCGGTCTATCTGCTCTTCTCCGGCCACAACGCCCCGGGTGGCGGGTTCGCCGCCGGGTTGGTCGCCGGTCTCGCGCTGGCCGTGCGGTACCTCGCCGGCGGGCGCAAGGAGCTGAACGCCGCCGCGCCGGTGGACGCCGGTGCGCTGCTGGGCGCCGGCCTGTTCATCGCGGTGGGCACCGGCCTGACCGCGCTGCTGCTGGGCGGGGAGTTCCTGCAGACCGCGGTGCTCGACCTCTACGTACCCGTGCTCGGCAAGGTCCACTTCGTCACGTCGGTCTTCTTCGACGTCGGGGTGTACCTGATCGTGGTCGGGCTGGTGCTGGACATCCTGCGCAGCCTGGGCGCGGAGATGGACCGGCAGAGCGAGGCGGAGCAGGCCGACTCACGGACGAAGGAGCTGGTATGA